ATTTCATCTACTCCCTTTAGGGAGATTCAAGCCCCAGAGCTGACCTCTTAAGCCAAGTCTTCGTACCAGGCACATGGAGTTTAAAGCCGATACGCCTTACCAGGCTTATCATGATAAGACCTTCTTGGACTTTATAACTAATTTGTCCTTTTCAAATTCTACTTCATAAATAATTGGTTGCCCCGTCGGGATCTCAACGGTCGGAATGACGTCCTCAGGGATGTCCTCCAGGTACATCACGAGGGCCCTCAGGCTGTTCCCGTGGGCTACCACGAGCACGTTCTTGCCGTCCCTCAGGTCAAGCATTATCGTGTTCCTGAAGAAGGGGACGACCCTCCTCTGCGTCATCTCAAGGCTCTCGCCGTTAGGGGGCACGGCCCTGTAGCTCCTCCTCCACGTCCTCACCTGCTCCTCCCCATAGACCTTGGCCGCCTCGTCCTTGTTTAACCCCTGCAGGTCCCCGTAGCTCCTCTCGTTCAGGTGCCAGTCCCTTATCACCGGCACCCTGTAGCCCATAGCGAGCATAACGAGCTCCAGGGTCTCCACAGCCCTCTGCAGGACGCTCGTGTAAGCGACGTCAAACCTGTAGCCCCTTAACAGTAGCCCCGCCCTGAGGGCCTCCTGCCTCCCCCTCTCGGTCAAGGGCACGTCAATCCAGCCTGTGAACCTGTTCTCCTCGTTCCATAAGGACTCCCCGTGCCTAAGTAAGGCGAGCACCGCCATGTAGCGCTCCTGGGCGAGCCTCTTTCGCCAGGGAAAAAGGCCTTTTGATGCCTAGGGCTGCCCAATGAAGTTTAATTACGATAGCAAGCCGTAATTAGATTGGTGAAAGCTGGAATCGATCAAAGCGTTGACGGCCCCTCTATCACCTGCGGGAAGGCCTCAGGGGAAGGCCGTCAGCTCACCGCTTCACGCCTACCTGGTCCTCGCGCCGCCAGGAGAGATCAAGTCCTTTAGCTCGTCAAGGCCTGCCTCACCTCAGCGTAAACCGGGGAGTTAACAAAGGGCAGTCGCCATGGGGTTGCCTTCACGCCAGCCCCCCAGGGGCCTCCTTGTAGCGAGGGCCGGGCTGAGGACCAGTCCCAGCGCCAACGTTGAGGGCGTAACAGCGAGGTCAGGCAGCCCCGCGCTCATGAGGGGCACGGCAGGCCTCCTCAGGACGCCCCTGCGGGGTCTTTTCAACTGCGCTTAAAAGGCCCTGGGGGCCTCGGCAATCAGATGATCAGAAGTGCAGGTTAAGGACCTAGCTCCTGGCGCCAACGTTGACAGCATAACCGTGAAGGTCGTCAGCGTTGGGGAGCCAAGGAGCGTGATAGGGAGGGACGGCTCATCCCACAGGGTGGCTGACGCCCTCGTAGGCGACGAGACCGGGAGCGTCCTCATGACGCTCTGGGACAGGAACATAGAGGCCGTGAGGGCCGGGGCAGTTATAGAGGTGAGGAACGGCTTCGTGGGCACCTTCAAGGGGCACATGAGGCTCAACCTGGGCAGGGGAGGGACCATAAGGGAGTCCGACGCCGAGATAGTCAATGTAAACACCTCCAACAACATATCCGACAGGGTCGTCGAGTCCCCGCCGCCCAGGAGGGGCTTCGGAGGCAGGCTCAGGCGCAGGTTCTGAGCGGGCAGGCCGCCTAGGGCTGAAGCCTTATTGGCTCGCCGTGGCCAGGGTATATCACGCCTGGCCTCAGGGCCAGGAGCCTCCTGAAGCTCTCCTCGGCCCTCGCCTGGTCCAGGTTATACCTCCTGGGAGGCGGCACCGGCCTCCCCCTTGAGCTCAGCACGGCGTCGCCGCTGAACATGACGCCCTCCTTCACGTAAGCGGTGCTGCTAGGCGTGTGGCCGGGGGCCGCCACAGCCCTGTAGCCCTCCACCTCGTCGCCGTCCCTGACCTTGACGTCAACCCTCACTGGCCTGACCCTGAGCAGCCTGTGGAAGAGGCCCGCCAGGCCCCCAGGGGGAGGGGACCTGCCCTCTATGACGT
Above is a genomic segment from uncultured Acidilobus sp. JCHS containing:
- a CDS encoding Zn-dependent hydrolase, including glyoxylase, which encodes MEVYLVRGMSNSYLTSDGVIIDAGASVKDVLRAAGQHGIKVRYLFITHYHVDHVRHAAEIAEALGCRVVAPELDSDVIEGRSPPPGGLAGLFHRLLRVRPVRVDVKVRDGDEVEGYRAVAAPGHTPSSTAYVKEGVMFSGDAVLSSRGRPVPPPRRYNLDQARAEESFRRLLALRPGVIYPGHGEPIRLQP
- a CDS encoding phosphoglycerate mutase, BPG-dependent, family 1; protein product: MAVLALLRHGESLWNEENRFTGWIDVPLTERGRQEALRAGLLLRGYRFDVAYTSVLQRAVETLELVMLAMGYRVPVIRDWHLNERSYGDLQGLNKDEAAKVYGEEQVRTWRRSYRAVPPNGESLEMTQRRVVPFFRNTIMLDLRDGKNVLVVAHGNSLRALVMYLEDIPEDVIPTVEIPTGQPIIYEVEFEKDKLVIKSKKVLS
- a CDS encoding OB-fold nucleic acid binding domain → MQVKDLAPGANVDSITVKVVSVGEPRSVIGRDGSSHRVADALVGDETGSVLMTLWDRNIEAVRAGAVIEVRNGFVGTFKGHMRLNLGRGGTIRESDAEIVNVNTSNNISDRVVESPPPRRGFGGRLRRRF